The Manis javanica isolate MJ-LG chromosome 14, MJ_LKY, whole genome shotgun sequence genomic interval TCCTAAATTTTAGCAGATGAAGAGGTTCTCATGTCCGAAAGAGACTAGATTTGATGCAAAGACTCTTGATCAGTGACATGCACTTGTGGCATAGCCTGAGAGACAGTTTCAGCAACATCTGCTGCTTAAACATTTTCAGTCATTCATTATAAAGCTACTTTGTCTCCGAAAACACAATCTCAAGAACTTTGGAAGGTGAATCACCGCAGTGTTATTGAATTGAGTTCTGTTAGCTTCAACCCATGGAGATATTTTGGAGATGTGGTCTTCCTACCTTAGGGGAATATTCTCTGCTGCACAGAGTACAGGCTGTTCCATAGCacatttgagaagcagagtgaacttaaaatgtaaatataggtAATACAAACCTGTTAATATTCTATGATGTGTGGTCCTGGAATGGTGTGTGTGCTTGATATTGACAATTACTTTCCCAAGATCTGAAGCCTCTCAATCGTTAAGATACAGAATGGACAAAGGGCATTGGCATCTACTGAGGACCCACTCAATGCTCATGAAGCTCATTTAATGCCATCTTTACAGCCCTCCTATAATTTTACTGGGATTGAGTTAGCAGATGTTCAATTTGCTTATTGGTTTTGGACTGTTTGCCTATAAGACTTTTTAAAGTGTGTTTGATCTGTAACTTTTGCAAAACAAATTTAGAACCCTAAGATTGGCATATATATAGTAGGTCCTGTAAGTTGAGGTTTTTCAAAAAGCTCATAAATGTCAGCAATATGTTTCCCAAGATTATCAAATGTGACATTCGTTGTAGACCCAACTTGTGGCCACAGGAACAATTTCTCCAAGTTATAATATAACCAAACGTCCTTCATGTAATCCAGTGCATTAAAGTGCATATCCAAAAAGAAAGTGCCCAAATATTGAATAtaagagggcatcaagagtctcCCTCAGACagaaaagcacacagaaaatGGAAGTCCCATCCCACACTGAAACTgagtaaagaaagaaatgaaacatacaggaaatataaaaaataccacaataaaaatgtgtatgtatttgggagACGGAGTGAAGGAAAGAACAAATTGTCAGAACTGAGgtgaaataaagaggaaaagataaGCTATAAAAAATTGAATCATAAAAATTCCCAGGGAAAGGTATGGACATAAGAAgctaggaaaatattcaagaaaggaaaatttattcattttaacctCTTCTTGATTTGTATTCTTAATCATGAATACATAATACTAGTTCTGCTGCTCTACTTAAACAATTACATTTGAAGAGGGTGAGTACAAACATGTAAGCCGCATCTCAGGAGTGGCCTCCTGGACATCCCCACTTCTCCAGTGAGCAGCTTCGCTAGTGTTTGATTCTGTTTCAATCTACTGCACAGAAACTAAACTATGGAAGAGGATATCATTCTTCCACGGAAGGTAAAGCAGCAATATTTCATGGAGAGTTAGAACCTAACTGCAGAGGATTTCATGTTGTTGCGGTTGCTTCCCCAACATCCAGCGGGCCCGCTTCTCTTATTCCCACCGTCCTTGTATTTTTTCCCGCCTCTGTGTGCAACGCGGCAACGATGCACCTCCCAGGTATGGACTCCaggctccacacccccatgtactccCCCTCAGCCAGCTCTCCCTCCCGGACAGCATGGACATCTCCACCTCCGTCCCCAAGATGGGGTTCCACTTCCTCTCAGGCTGGAAGGGCACCTCCCTCCTGGGGTGCGGGCTGCGGAGCTGGTTCTTCCTGCCCATGGCATGTTCGGAAGGCTTGCTCCTGGCTTCCATGCCCTGCGACCGTTACCTGGCCATCTGACACCCCCTCCACTATCCCATCTGCAGGAGTAAAAGGATGTGTGTGAGGACGGTCACAGGATCTTGGGTCTTGGGGTCCATCAGCTCCCCGGCACACACTCTCCGTGCCCTCCGTATCCCTTACTGCCGCTCCAGGGCCATCGATCCCTTCCTCTGCGATGTCCCATCATGCTGCCTCTGGCCTGCATGGACACCGGGGTCTATGAGTACACGGGTTTGTGAGCACAagcctctctctgctccttccttccttggcATCACTGCTTCCTATGGCCGGATCCTCTTTGCTGTCCACCATAGGCGCTCAAAAGAGGGACAGAAAAAGGCCTTTACTACCTGTTCCACACATTTAACCGTGGTGACCTTTTACTGTGCACCTTTTGTCTACATGGATCTTCGGCCCAGGAACCTCCTCTCACCAGCAGAAGATGAGGTCCTGGCTGTTTCTGCACCATCCTCACGCCCATGTTCAGTCCAATCATCTGCAGCCTGAGGAGTGAGGAGGTCCTGGGGGCTGCGACAAGGGTGCTCAGGATATTCTCTGCGGGGAACAGTAAGCACGGCTGCCCTTGGTCgcttttctctcccctttccatGCCGGCGACAGCACCCCGGGACAGCTGTCTGGCATAAATGGCATGGGAGCCATGTGCATTCAATATTTTCTAgcagtcaatttttaaaatgaagttgatTTAATAATATACTTATTTAATCAAATACAGTATTATAATCAATTTTGATATTAATGATATATGATTATGATACTTTATAGGCAATGTATTTATGACATGGatgcacatatttttattaatataatatttatactCCTGACATTATTACTATAAAtagtcaatataaaattattatgagattttacttttctaattcTTCATAGTCTTTCATGTATTGTATGCTTACAGCACATTGCAATTTTGACCAAATACATCTCAACTGCCCAGTAGCCACAGGGGGCCAGTGGCTACTGTGTGGGACAGCACAGCTTTAGACATCCAATACAATTAGTTGCAGCCTTGTCAtatatggtatttattatgttcaggtatgtttcttatatatccattttgttgagcgtatcatgaatggatttggaattttgtcaagtgcttttttaccatctattgaaatgattataTGGCTTTCATCCtgccttttgttaatgtggtgtatcccATTGGTTTATtcatattgtactatccttgaaTCCTGAAttaataccacttgatcatgatggatgatctttttgatgtctaTTTGAATTGGGTGTGCACAtgttctgttgaggatttttgcatctatgtttatccgtgatgtttttctattattttatcttttttgtattttttattctgtttgggtATTAGACTGATtctgacactcatgagagaaattaaagagggtacaaataaatggaaatctatcccatgctcacgATTTGATGTATCTAAATGTCATCGCCATGTTCACAGTCATCTAGGTTTTCCACtgttcttcttctgtttttattgctttcattttctatttatggaaaagtttatgattcattttaagttaatttcttGAGGGGTGTAAAGTCTGTGTGCAGATTCTTTATTTCCCCTTGTGATTCAGTTATAGCACTGCTTGTTGAAAGGATTATCTTTGTTCTATTGTACTGCTTCTGTTCCTCTGTCAGAGaccagttgactatatttatatgagcctatttctgggctctctattttcttccattgatcTACCTGTTTATTCTTTCACCAGTCACACAGGATGTTGATTAAGGTAGCTTTATAGTAGGTCTTGAAATCAAATACCATTAGTCTGCCAACTTTGTTCCTTTGACCATTTCTTAACCATGTACTCTCATTGTTTTAGTTGAGTTGTAGCACTTCttgatatattctggatattgtCTCCTTTTCAGTtatatgtttttcaaatattttatgccATTTCATAGTTTGCCTTTTCACTATAGATGTTTTCTTTAATGTGAAGAATTTCTGTTAGATGATATTATCTCACTTGTCCCTTTctgcttttgttcccttttcttttggTGTCATAACCAAGAAATCCTTGataaatccaatgtcatgaaactTTTCCACTACATTTTCTCTAGGAGCTTTGTAGTTTTGGTGTTAAGTTTAaatctttagtccattttgagttaatttttgtattatgttTTAAGAAAGGGCTCTAATTCCTTTTGTTTGTTACTATCTCCAGTTTCAACAACACCattcattgaaaagacaatcaTTTTCCCGTTGAGTGGTCTTGGCACCTTGCTTAAAGATCCCATGAGTATGTACATGAGGTTTTATTTTCAGGCTCTTTATTCCATTCCATAGGTCTACATGCCAGACTCTGTAGCAGTTAGCACACTGTTTTGATTCTTTAGCTCtgtaatattttgaaatcagaaagtgtgagtcCTTTTATTCCCTTGTCTTTCAAATTTTGGTAACAGCAGTTTTCCCTTTGTGTTTCCCTCACTTAGAGACCCagaaaagtgttttcttttttattttatttgtaattgtcTGTATGTTCAgctttttaaattgttgataAGATGGAGTAGCAACTCACAAACTCCTTGTATGCAGAACCAAACACTGGAAATCTCtggggttttttaaaatttgggttcactcaagaaaatttccaagattaacagacacagaaaaacaaacttgaaaatctacaaagaggaagacaaatatttaacccattttttcccatttttcatgaTATACATTCAAAGCAAACTAAAAGTAgaggtgtatttttaaatttgatgtagtAAGTACCCCACACATGCCTAAGAAGCCTTCAGCAAACTCCACACTTGACTGTGAATCTTTAAAAGACTTTCTTTGACATTTGATATTAGGATAAATAACACTACCCATCATCTCTTTAGTGTCATATTTAGGATTGCTTTAggtattttactttctttaggATTTGTGATATTGTGaattatattaagaaatatattattgGCTTCATCCTAATTCCTAAAACAGAACttctaaaacccttgtaatttcctaaatgATAAGACTGATCAGTGAAAAAGAACATCTTTTGCTTTTCATAACAAACCACTTTCTTGCACAACTGGATTTATGTTAATAAGATGGTTTTAGGAAAACTTGGATGAACAAGGTAAGAGTTGGTAGGGGAACAAAAATGTGactagagggttggaactttgaGTCCCTCATCCAGGCCTCCCTagaggggaaagggactggtggctGAATTAATCACAGATGGCCACAGATTTAGTCAGTCATGCCTATGTATTGAAGGCTCCACACAATTGCCTAGTGTATGTGACTTGGAGAGTTTCCATGTTGGTAAACAAGAGcatagctgtgttctgagagagTGGCATTTTCCAgactccacagggacagaagctaCTGTGCTGGGCTCCCTTTCAGCCCTCGTGCTACGTATCTCCTCACCTGCTGTGGCTTTGTATCCTTCAAAACATCCTTCACAATAAATCAGTAAGAGGGCATAAagcattttcctgagttctgtgagccattctagcaaattttCACAATGGACAAGTGTTGTGCTTACCCCAATTTCTAGCGAAGTCAGACAGAAGTGAGTGACCTGAGCAGGTTCACTCTTTATGATTACTGTCTCACTTGGGGTGGGGCAGACATGTGGGGTTGGGTCTTCAACCTGTGCCTGCGCCTAACTTCCGACAGATGGCATCAGAATGGAGTTGCTAATCAGTGTACACACCTTCAGTTGCCATGTATGTATGCACAAATTCTCATCCTTCTACTCTGACATAAATTCCAAATTTATGTATTCTCCTGCATAAACTGAATACAAACTTTGCTGCATCCTAGACACCAAAAAGCTCAACATCTGCAGAATAGATCTAGATTTCTTTccctaacatttttattttctgaagttaACCATTTATTTATACACTCAAAATATAGTTATTGGGTTGATATCACCAGTCAGAAAATGGTCTTAATATTTGAGATACTACACGAGGAACACAAATATGGCCCCTAATCTCTTGGAATAATTTGATTAGCTGAAAAGTATAATACAATAAATTGAGAGTGTTATAAGCATTATAAAACAAGGGAAATGCAATAGCTTATAAAGAGGGTGGCTCACCATAGCTGAGAAGgttcagaagaaaaatgattaaaCTCAAATTATGGAAATACATAGGTTTTGAATCAGATAGAGGAGCATGGTATTGTAAGCATATTCCAGAAAGAGAGAATTTTAGTTGGTCAACCATAATTTTCAAAAGACAATTTGCGctatattaataaataaactcCACTAAAGTTGCATTATGGACAATAAGGGAAACGAGACAGAAAATGTGTCAGGAAACACggaaaaaaggagaagagacTCAGGAAAAATATGAGGGATACCAAGACTTGGTAATTCAGCCTAAaagcaaaggaggaaaagaaaaaaacaaacaaataaacaaaaacattatgTGAGAAGAATTAGTATTGAATGTGCAGTGCAAAAATAAGATGTATTCTAAGTTTTCATCTGCACATGTATAAGTCTGCCTGAATGATGATATCTCTTGCTGACTGGATTAttcacatgcatacatatatacacataccaaTTTCTGACATAATTAGTAATTTGCCACTGATTTATAGACCAgaattttttctctgaaattttctcTTGATAGCTAatctcaattgtatttatatatccaaaatatatttttatttactacataaaaatatacagttTATTTTCTTGTGTGTCATTTTTATTCTTGACTAATTTATATGCCTCTGATGGCATGGATTACTATGTATGTCACACTGAATTAAAATATGTACCAAACTTTCAGTACAtgttagtaatttttttaaataatgctttgtattagataaattcatattttatagttttctgacatttcactatttttatttattatgtgaaaTAGTTATGTCATATCAGTTCTATAATCAATCATCAGTTTGGTATCAATAATACAAACTCTCATACACAGTTTTCATAAAGGTGAAAAGATACCTGTCTAATTTTTAGAAGACTGGCTAGAGaatagtattcaataaatgtagaTGTATTTGATAAATGTAAACAGTCATTACCCAATGCCTGTACACAACATGACGCTGCAGTTGCAGGACTGACTCCTGACCGAAGCATCTCTAATGGTTTTGTCAGATTTCTTTTTTAGGCTCAGTGTGTTTTTGATAGAACTTGTGTTACAAGTTTTGACTTTTCTAATTTGggacatttttacttttcttttaattagcaTTACTCTTATAAATTGTCCTCTTGAGGATATTGTTTCACTTGAAGCCCTGCCCTGGGGAAGCAGCAATAATAAGCTCAGGCTTCCCTCCTGTTTCCAGGGCCCAATCATCTGCAGATGTGACCACCTGTACTTCATAGTTTTGAAACATTCATTCCCACAAAGTGCTTATAAACTCTCCTGTTGTCATGGTTATATTCACTCCATGTTTTTTTAACATTCTGGGACTGTCGGGAGGAGAAAGTCAGCTATGGGCATGAACCCAAACAGATGATATCCACATCACACAgttataaaggagaaaaactgCAACCATGTACTTGAGCGACCACAAAAATACTGAGATGCGTCTCTGCAGGTAGGCAGGGAACCTGGCATGCTATTCTTTTTCAATGAATGTTCTTTGCTcactttcctttccattttccccagtgccgtgattttttcccctcttctgtcTCCTCTTCTATTCACACACTGACATCCTGATGCAAAATTTGGGGATTGAAGGGCTCTTTATGGTCTCAACTTGAGTGTGTAGCCTACCTGGCACTGCTGTGCCCCCAAGACACCCACTGACTGCGCATATTCAAACCACCCATTTACAGTCCCCCAGAAAGGCCATTTCAAGTAATACACTGTGATCCATAATTAGTTTTCCCCCACCCAATCCATTAGCAATTCCTTTCTACGATTATAGGAAAGTAAACTGAGGGCAGTCCTTCATCCCATGTCACTAGGTAGAGAAATTCAGTTCCTATGAACTAAACACTACGCTGTTACTGTGGGCATTGTAAAGAATCATGGTGCAAGCTCCAACTTCAATCCAAATTATATCTCTTACTcatcataaaatgaataaatgcctAAGTCAGAAAGGTATCTGTCCTTACTTGCTTCCTCATTATACAGTAAATATGTAagaataaaagtgggaaaaaaactaacaaatattTTGGGTCAGAAAATATAGCAAAATCTAATTAGAAAACACAGACCTTGTTTCCAACACTGACTGTCTGTGACAGACGGTTCAGCCAGCCTCTACCATGTTTCCATCACACCTACTGAAAAGCAGCAATAAAATTCACCCTTATCTAAAAGTATCCCTTCTAACATCTGTCAGCATCAAACTTGCATGTGTCTTATAAATTTTATGTGTCTTTTAATATGGGAACTGAAATCACTCCCAGATGCAAACCtttatttttgccttcagtttttttgCCTTCACTTCGTAGTACAATATAGATTCTCCAGCTGTCAGCATAGCCAGTAAGTAAAAGTTTCCTCTCCTACAATATTCCTGTTTTCTTGGTACTTTCAGCCCTTGATTTCTAATATGAACTAAAAAATTGggcttttttctgctttctcttaGTAATATGCAGAATTCAGAAGTTCAATATGTCTACTCTTCTTGCCAAGAATTTGCTGTATCTGTCTGAATTCCAACAGGAATTAATCAATAACAATCAACATCATCAGCTTGATCCTTTCCCTTATTCTTCTAAGACCTGTGAGCATCTTATTCACTATGAGATGTGATTCTGTCTGGAAATTACATGACACTGGCTACTTCAGTCAGGGGCCAATTTAACCACAGAGAGGTTGGAACCTGTAAATCTGGGGTCATGAGCCTATTACATGGCCGTGTCTAGTTGATTTTTTCCAAAATACCTTTGtttctcaataataataaaatggtctTAGGCAAAGCATTCTTGTGCAGACATGTTAATGTAGAAAAAGACTTATTGCAACTCTGTCTGCCAGCACTCTGAATGAATACCTTCCATCTGAATGGATGCTGGACACTGTGGTGCATCTATCCCCAAGAGCATTGTGCATCTGTTCACAATGCTGGTGAATGGATGAATTCACTATTAGATGCCCTACATGGGGGAAGCTCACAGGTCTTTTCAAAGGACAGTTGTCATAACCTTAGAAATGATTCAGTATTGAGTGAACCTCGCACCTGAATTCTTACAAATTACACATTTCATCTCAGGACCTGTTTAtacacaacaaaaataataatttgttatcattattatCCCTGCCATAAAAGGCACTTATATGCTACACATAGGGTACTTCCAAGGCTAAGATACAAAGATCAACcctaaaaatcttttttattatgCCAGGTGGAAGTGGGGACATTATGGATCACAGAAACAAGTCCAAAGTCACTGAGTTTATTCTTCTCGGGTTTCAGAATGAAAAAGACATAGAAATTCTTCTTTACTCTGCATTCCTGCTCATGTACATGACATCTTTGATTGGCAACACCATGATCGTCCTGTTGGTGTGTGGGGACTACCGTTTGCATTCCCCCATGTATTTCTTTATCGCTAATCTTTCTTTCCTGGAAGTCGCCATCACATCCACTGTGGTGCCAAAGATGCTGGCCAACACGTTTTCCCTCACCAGAGCAATATCCTTTGCAGGATGTCTCACTCAGTCTTTCTTCTACTTCCTCCTGGGATCCACAGAATTTTTCATCCTAGCCGTCATGTCCTTCGATCGATACGTCGCCATCTGTAACCCCCTGAGGTATGCGATGATCATGAACAAGCAGACATGCATATTGCTGCTTCTGGGATCCTATGTGGGTGCGTTTCTGTCAATCTTGGCATCATCCATCTTAACTGCCCCTCTGCCCTTTTGTGGGCCAAATGTAATcaaccacttcttctgtgacagcGCCCCTGTGCTAAAGCTGGTCTGTGCAGATATCTCCCTGGCTGAGCTGGCAGACTTTATCTCCTCTGTTCTGTTGCTCCTGGGATCCTTGCTCCTGACAGGAGTATCTTACACGTACATTGTCATTACCATCCTTAGAATCCCCTCTGCCCAAGGACGCCAGAAAGCTTTCTCCACCTGTGTTTCACACATCACCGTGGTTACACTTTATTATGGAAGCTCCATCTCCATCTATGTCCGCCCAAAGAAGGTCCACGTGATGGGTGTTAACAAGTTTGCCACAGTGCTGAACACCATTGTAACACCGATGCTGAACCCTTTCATCTACAGTCTCCGAAATGAGAAAGTCAAAGTATCCCTGAGAGATGCCTTCAGTAAATATGCAGGAATGATAACAAATTTAAGATCTTTATGATCTTGGGAATAGTTATTACAACAAAGATGTCTGGTGATAAAAAGATTTAAATCTGTAACTACGTAAAAGTTTATATTCCTGCATAAGCAAGAAATTTAGGAGAACATATTCTACTTCCTAATCCTTGTCTCGCTTCACTTAACAGTGAttcacaaagatttaaaaatatgaaaatgcccTCACAATACATACAGACATCCTAACAGGTAGACAGATAAAATACATATGTGATTATACTGTTCTCATTTTCCCATGCCTCCAgggttttaaaaatcagattcttGTACAATCTAGTGATTTGAACTCTAACAAAGCCAGTATTGGGTGTCTCTGATTTAGGTAGATTCTTAACTTTATACCAAAACTCacattttgtgctctttttaaaaatatttggggttttttttgccttttatccATGTGGATTCCCTTTAGAATGAAATTTTATTGAACATGCTCTGACTCcaacttttaaatattatgtataaattgttgatcccatttgtttattcacGACtaagtttattgccacattatttgcaatagccaagatacagaagcaaccagtttccatcaacagatgaaaggACAAAGGTGAtactgtacatatacacaatggaatattattcagccatagaaaagaaagaaatcttgccatttgtgacatcatggatgcacctagagggtgttatgctcagtgaaataagtcagaaagacaaatatgatatgatttcacttatttgtggactctaaaaacaaaacaaaatgaacaacacagaagaagactcatagacactgagaagtgactggtggtcaccatagcggaggggctggggtgggttaGTGGGGATGGTGAGGGGcatgaaggggcacaaaaattctcaattataatttaaattggTCACAGGATGGtattacagcatggagaatgtagccaatgattctgtacatcttcctatgctgacaatACCTTTACTAGTGGGAAGAgcacttaataatatgggtaactgcatATTACTGCATAAATAATATTGCGTGCTGGGAACCAATATtagtgtatatcaactacacttcagtaAACTTAAAAGAGACCAAGGAGACATCACAaccaaaagcaaaactaaaaatgaaaacaaatcagctcatttgttcttctgctATTGAGTTATGAGAGTTCCTTACATATTGCTTTGTAATATGTTACAAGAGTTCCTTACAtgtatgctttgcaaatattttcttacattccaTAGATGTCTTTTCACACTGTTTATTGTTTCTATTGTGTGAAAGAGCTTTAGTTTGATTCCATCCCACTTGTcaatttttgttcttgttgcctgtgactttggtgtcatatccaaataTTGTTGCCCAGACCAATGTCAAGAAAGTTACAGAAAACAAtctggaggtttctcaaaaaattaaaaatataaataccttaTGATCTGGCAATTTCACTTTTGGGTAcacatccaaagaaaataaaaccagaatctcaaaaagatatttgaaCTCATGTTcattgttgcattatttacaataaccaagatatataaacagcctaaatgtccatcaatggataaattaattaaatagtgatcttatagacatatatatatatatatatatatatcagcatgtatgtatgtatgtatatcagCCTTTAAACAAGAAGGAAGTCTTGACATTTATAACAAACATGGATGCACCTGGAGACTATTCTTCTAACTGAAATaatccagacacagaaagacaaatattgtaccatctcattttcacatttttatgtggattccaaaatagtcaaattcatagaagcagagaatagaataTTGTTTGCCAGGGTCtgggagggaaaggaaaatgggaaaa includes:
- the LOC108394086 gene encoding olfactory receptor 6J1-like, with the protein product MDHRNKSKVTEFILLGFQNEKDIEILLYSAFLLMYMTSLIGNTMIVLLVCGDYRLHSPMYFFIANLSFLEVAITSTVVPKMLANTFSLTRAISFAGCLTQSFFYFLLGSTEFFILAVMSFDRYVAICNPLRYAMIMNKQTCILLLLGSYVGAFLSILASSILTAPLPFCGPNVINHFFCDSAPVLKLVCADISLAELADFISSVLLLLGSLLLTGVSYTYIVITILRIPSAQGRQKAFSTCVSHITVVTLYYGSSISIYVRPKKVHVMGVNKFATVLNTIVTPMLNPFIYSLRNEKVKVSLRDAFSKYAGMITNLRSL